A stretch of Proteiniborus sp. DW1 DNA encodes these proteins:
- a CDS encoding histidine phosphatase family protein: MGRLFLVRHGESEWNILSKIQGQSNTNLTDLGREQARKVAERLCKEKIDIIFSSDLSRAFDTAKIIGDKLGLEVNTFEELREIKFGVWEGLTTQEILDKYSKEHTIWMTEPHNLKLPEAESLIDLQERLLKIVNILLKNNKDKNILIVSHGASIKALILGILGIDISYYNKLTIGNTSLSIIEFRDYSPVLRVLNDTSHLKEE, translated from the coding sequence ATGGGAAGACTATTTTTAGTTAGACACGGAGAATCTGAATGGAACATCCTAAGCAAGATACAGGGTCAAAGTAATACAAATCTCACTGATTTAGGTAGAGAGCAGGCTAGAAAGGTTGCAGAAAGACTATGTAAGGAAAAAATTGACATTATTTTTTCTAGTGATTTAAGTCGTGCCTTTGATACTGCAAAAATAATTGGGGATAAACTTGGATTAGAAGTCAACACTTTTGAAGAATTAAGAGAAATTAAATTTGGGGTGTGGGAAGGACTAACCACACAAGAGATATTAGATAAATATAGTAAAGAACATACTATATGGATGACAGAACCCCATAATTTAAAGCTTCCTGAGGCAGAAAGTCTTATTGATTTACAGGAAAGGCTTCTAAAAATAGTAAATATTCTTTTAAAAAATAATAAAGATAAGAATATACTTATAGTTTCCCACGGTGCTTCTATAAAAGCTTTAATTTTAGGGATATTGGGCATTGATATTTCTTATTATAATAAACTTACTATTGGTAATACCAGTCTCAGTATTATAGAATTTAGAGATTATTCACCGGTTTTAAGAGTACTTAATGATACTAGTCATCTAAAGGAGGAGTAA